A single window of Halococcus saccharolyticus DSM 5350 DNA harbors:
- a CDS encoding 2Fe-2S iron-sulfur cluster-binding protein gives MTDHTVEFVGTGESITVSEKETILSRCIEEGIAQEYSCRVGMCLACSAEILEGEVTQPAARGLSDTEAERYALTCMARPLSDLKLDRGKYPPSIEGDAIAGGDPAPADD, from the coding sequence ATGACCGACCATACTGTGGAGTTCGTGGGCACCGGCGAATCGATCACCGTCTCCGAGAAGGAGACCATCCTGAGTCGGTGCATCGAGGAGGGAATCGCCCAGGAGTACTCCTGCCGTGTCGGAATGTGTCTCGCGTGTTCGGCCGAGATCCTCGAAGGCGAGGTGACACAGCCGGCGGCGCGCGGTCTCTCCGACACCGAGGCCGAACGGTACGCGCTGACCTGCATGGCCCGTCCGCTCTCGGACCTCAAACTCGATCGTGGCAAGTATCCACCGAGCATCGAGGGCGACGCCATCGCCGGCGGTGACCCCGCACCGGCCGACGATTGA